TAAAACCAGAGAAAAGATGACTGCATGCATGGTCAATTCACTTTGTTAATGTAAGATCAATTCACTTTTTGATGCATGGTTAATCTTTTCTGTGCAATTAAGTTTTTGAGATAATAAATCTCATGCTTAACTAGTacagtaattaattagttaccTGCTCAGCCTCTGATTGGATCACTGAACCCAGCATGCTGTGAAGTGAAGAATCAGCTGCCATCTGAtgctgcagcggcggcgtcatGCCTTCTCcgaactcgccgccgccgccgtagtacAGCTCGGGCTGCACGAACGCTCCCACTGGCAGCTCACCGGCGacagccatcgccgccgcgactgcctcgtcgccgccgcctctgtaCGCGGCCGGCTCCGGCATCGCCAGGCACTCCGACAGCGTCGGCAGCAGCTGCGACGACCCCGGCGCGGTGACGACGGAGACGGAGGCGCCTGATCCGTTGAtgtcccctccgccgccgccgccaacgccgccggcTGCCTTCTCCGGCAGCTGGTACGACCCTAGGTACCCTTCCTCGAGGAAGGGGTCCATGGACGGCAAGGAGGGGAGGCCGCTctcgccgccatggacgacgtAGGAGGAGGAACAGGAGAGCGTGGACGGCGTGTTGCtcttgacgccgccgccgccgctgccgccgccgacgttgtTGATGTACACCTTGTGAAGCGGGCTCTGCGCCTTCcccttgccatggccggcgaggccgccgtaCTGCGGctgcgcgccatggccgccgccgcctccctccatcCCGCCGCCATGCACGTAGCtctggtggtggaggtggtgaccaccgccgccgccgccgccatggctagaggtgtagaggttggagaaggTCGCTCTCCTCGGCGACGTCGCCATCTCCCTCCTCGGCGACGTCACCATGTACTCCCTCTTCGGCGAGGACACCATGTAGTCCCTCTTCGGCGACGAGGTCACCATGTAATCCCTCTTCGGCGACGAGGTCGTCACCATGTAGTCTCTCTTGGGCGAGCACGCCATGAAGTCCCTCCtcggcgatgccgccgccgacgacatggACAGGAGgaagtcggcgccggcgccggagacgccGATCTGGTCGGCGAAGATGGACTCCCAGAGGGCGATGTCCGGCGACTGGATCTCCACGTCgtcgatgtcgccgccgccgccgccgccgtcgaaccgGAGCGCCTGGAGCCCGGCCAGGGCGTCGTTGGCCTCCGGGTCggccgacgccgtcgacgccacGATGTTCGACTCCGACACTGACGCCGTCGGCGAAGTcggcgcctgctgctgctggagcttcgcgccgccgccggccatgtcgGCGGCGTTgagcatcgtcgtcgtccccatGCTCGAACACATCGAGATCAAATGATCACTTGTATACTACACTTGTAAATAAGTATATATGCAAGCACTAGCTAGTAGTACATGCAATAACCTCTCTTCTCCTTTGGAATTAAGCCACTAACTAATTAAAAGCAAATGAGCTAGCTCTTCTATATCTACTGATCAGGTTGTCAATGAGAAATCTAGCTAAAATTATCTCTGAATTCTACCTCACAATTAATGAGGAGAGAGTGAGATGAAGCTTAATTTGCAGCTAATATATGAGCTTGGTTTTCTCCTCCTTGTCCAGCTTGGTTGGAGCCAAGAGATGCTGCAAACTtgtgaagaagagaggagataaATGGCCTGGTTATTGGAGGCATCATGTTGGCTTGTGCACACCATGTCAAAAGACTGTTTTGGTCTGTTGCTGGTGTACATTCTTTGCCAAATCCCTCTTGTACTGTTTTTGGGGTGCTGGCTGTGGCCTATTGGCGGGGCACGCTTTCCGAGTTCCGACAA
The nucleotide sequence above comes from Oryza glaberrima chromosome 11, OglaRS2, whole genome shotgun sequence. Encoded proteins:
- the LOC127753855 gene encoding GRAS family protein RAM1-like; translated protein: MCSSMGTTTMLNAADMAGGGAKLQQQQAPTSPTASVSESNIVASTASADPEANDALAGLQALRFDGGGGGGDIDDVEIQSPDIALWESIFADQIGVSGAGADFLLSMSSAAASPRRDFMACSPKRDYMVTTSSPKRDYMVTSSPKRDYMVSSPKREYMVTSPRREMATSPRRATFSNLYTSSHGGGGGGGHHLHHQSYVHGGGMEGGGGGHGAQPQYGGLAGHGKGKAQSPLHKVYINNVGGGSGGGGVKSNTPSTLSCSSSYVVHGGESGLPSLPSMDPFLEEGYLGSYQLPEKAAGGVGGGGGGDINGSGASVSVVTAPGSSQLLPTLSECLAMPEPAAYRGGGDEAVAAAMAVAGELPVGAFVQPELYYGGGGEFGEGMTPPLQHQMAADSSLHSMLGSVIQSEAEQEQDSGLQLVHLLLACADLVSKGDHPAALRHLHLLRRVASPLGDSMQRVASHFADALAARLSLLSSPTSASPSPRAAAAAAPYPFPPSPETLKVYQILYQACPYIKFAHFTANQAIFEAFHGEDRVHVVDLDILQGYQWPAFLQALAARPGGPPTLRLTGVGHPPAAVRETGRHLASLAASLRVPFEFHAAAADRLERLRPAALHRRVGEALAVNAVNRLHRVPSSHLPPLLSMIRDQAPKIITLVEQEAAHNGPYFLGRFLEALHYYSAIFDSLDATFPAESTARMKVEQCLLAPEIRNVVACEGAERVARHERLERWRRLMEGRGFEAVPLSAAAVGQSQVLLGLYGAGDGYRLTEDSGCLLLGWQDRAIIAASAWRC